A DNA window from Arachis hypogaea cultivar Tifrunner chromosome 18, arahy.Tifrunner.gnm2.J5K5, whole genome shotgun sequence contains the following coding sequences:
- the LOC112769084 gene encoding uncharacterized protein isoform X1, producing the protein MFTNPSAAVRASKVALVHSCAHAHQRSAPVPLKEKVLIIRPEIWFVKVAATLFVWSNSLDRFFGYFSDHLTPPLASEVIKRLNNPTLRLKFFHFSRERLNISHTYLTYDVLLRSLCQAGLHNSATLIYNCMKSDGKLPESKLLGFLVSSYALANRFDMSRELLAESHSNKAPVNAIVYNSLLNVLVNQKKLDDAVCLLMELMRLQRHLETFTFNIVMRGLCRAGEINEAFKFLNDMISYGCQPDIVTYNTLIHGLCINNKVDKARDLLKDVSSKTDFAPNVVSYTTIISAYCKLGKITEGTSLFDEMVESGIRPNTFTYNVLIHGVAKMGDMASAVAMHDSMFFHGCPPDVVTFTSLIDGYCRAGQVNHGMDLWHEMLARNISANLYTFSVLTNALCKSNRLQEAHDILRLLKQSEIVPQPFIYNPVIDGYCKSGNVDEANAIVLEMEEKCKPDKLTYTILIVGYCMKGRTREAIGIFYKMLEAGCSPDDITVKTLCSCLLKAGMPREAAHIRKILFENQSLGLSLERSYNENINADMPVLVY; encoded by the coding sequence ATGTTCACAAACCCTTCTGCTGCTGTACGAGCTTCCAAGGTTGCCCTTGTGCATAGTTGTGCTCATGCTCACCAAAGATCTGCTCCCGTACCACTTAAGGAGAAAGTGCTGATCATAAGACCTGAGATTTGGTTTGTGAAGGTTGCCGCAACTCTTTTTGTTTGGTCAAACTCATTGGATAGATTTTTTGGTTATTTTAGTGATCATTTAACTCCTCCACTTGCATCAGAGGTTATCAAACGGCTGAACAATCCCACCTTGCGTTTGAAGTTCTTTCACTTTAGTAGGGAAAGGTTGAACATATCTCACACATACTTGACTTATGATGTGCTATTAAGATCCCTTTGTCAAGCAGGCCTTCACAATTCAGCAAcattaatatataattgtatgAAATCTGATGGGAAATTGCCTGAGAGTAAGCTGTTAGGATTCTTGGTTTCTTCTTATGCACTGGCAAACAGATTTGATATGTCGAGGGAATTACTTGCTGAATCTCATTCCAATAAGGCACCTGTGAATGCTATTGTTTATAATAGCTTGTTGAATGTATTGGTAAATCAAAAGAAATTAGATGATGCTGTTTGTTTACTCATGGAGCTTATGAGATTGCAACGTCATCTAGAGACCTTCACCTTCAACATTGTAATGCGAGGTTTGTGCAGAGCTGGGGAAATCAATGAAGCTTTTAAGTTTCTCAATGATATGATTAGCTATGGTTGTCAACCCGATATAGTTACATATAACACTCTTATACATGGTTTATGTATAAATAACAAAGTCGATAAAGCACGCGATCTACTAAAAGATGTTTCTTCAAAAACTGATTTTGCCCCCAATGTTGTAAGTTATACAACAATAATATCTGCTTATTGCAAACTGGGTAAGATAACAGAGGGAACTTCTCTTTTTGATGAAATGGTTGAATCTGGAATTAGGCCTAATACATTTACTTATAATGTGCTTATTCATGGCGTTGCTAAGATGGGTGACATGGCTTCTGCAGTAGCCATGCATGACAGTATGTTTTTTCACGGTTGTCCCCCTGATGTTGTTACCTTCACTTCGCTAATTGATGGATATTGCCGAGCTGGGCAGGTGAATCATGGCATGGACCTGTGGCATGAAATGCTTGCAAGAAATATTTCTGCGAATTTGTATACATTCTCTGTGCTTACTAATGCTCTATGCAAGAGCAATAGGCTACAAGAAGCTCATGACATTTTGAGGCTATTGAAGCAAAGTGAAATTGTTCCACAGCCCTTTATCTATAATCCTGTTATTGATGGATATTGCAAATCTGGGAATGTTGATGAGGCTAATGCAATTGTACTAGAAATGGAGGAGAAGTGCAAACCTGATAAGTTGACATATACCATTCTTATTGTTGGATATTGTATGAAGGGAAGAACACGTGAAGCAATTGGCATCTTTTACAAGATGTTGGAAGCTGGTTGTTCCCCAGATGACATTACTGTTAAAACTTTATGCTCCTGTCTTTTGAAGGCTGGAATGCCTCGTGAGGCTGCTCATATTAGGAAAATTCTATTTGAGAACCAAAGCTTGGGCTTGTCACTGGAAAGATCTTATAATGAAAATATAAATGCAGATATGCCAGTTCTGGTTTATTGA
- the LOC112769084 gene encoding uncharacterized protein isoform X2: protein MKSDGKLPESKLLGFLVSSYALANRFDMSRELLAESHSNKAPVNAIVYNSLLNVLVNQKKLDDAVCLLMELMRLQRHLETFTFNIVMRGLCRAGEINEAFKFLNDMISYGCQPDIVTYNTLIHGLCINNKVDKARDLLKDVSSKTDFAPNVVSYTTIISAYCKLGKITEGTSLFDEMVESGIRPNTFTYNVLIHGVAKMGDMASAVAMHDSMFFHGCPPDVVTFTSLIDGYCRAGQVNHGMDLWHEMLARNISANLYTFSVLTNALCKSNRLQEAHDILRLLKQSEIVPQPFIYNPVIDGYCKSGNVDEANAIVLEMEEKCKPDKLTYTILIVGYCMKGRTREAIGIFYKMLEAGCSPDDITVKTLCSCLLKAGMPREAAHIRKILFENQSLGLSLERSYNENINADMPVLVY from the coding sequence atgAAATCTGATGGGAAATTGCCTGAGAGTAAGCTGTTAGGATTCTTGGTTTCTTCTTATGCACTGGCAAACAGATTTGATATGTCGAGGGAATTACTTGCTGAATCTCATTCCAATAAGGCACCTGTGAATGCTATTGTTTATAATAGCTTGTTGAATGTATTGGTAAATCAAAAGAAATTAGATGATGCTGTTTGTTTACTCATGGAGCTTATGAGATTGCAACGTCATCTAGAGACCTTCACCTTCAACATTGTAATGCGAGGTTTGTGCAGAGCTGGGGAAATCAATGAAGCTTTTAAGTTTCTCAATGATATGATTAGCTATGGTTGTCAACCCGATATAGTTACATATAACACTCTTATACATGGTTTATGTATAAATAACAAAGTCGATAAAGCACGCGATCTACTAAAAGATGTTTCTTCAAAAACTGATTTTGCCCCCAATGTTGTAAGTTATACAACAATAATATCTGCTTATTGCAAACTGGGTAAGATAACAGAGGGAACTTCTCTTTTTGATGAAATGGTTGAATCTGGAATTAGGCCTAATACATTTACTTATAATGTGCTTATTCATGGCGTTGCTAAGATGGGTGACATGGCTTCTGCAGTAGCCATGCATGACAGTATGTTTTTTCACGGTTGTCCCCCTGATGTTGTTACCTTCACTTCGCTAATTGATGGATATTGCCGAGCTGGGCAGGTGAATCATGGCATGGACCTGTGGCATGAAATGCTTGCAAGAAATATTTCTGCGAATTTGTATACATTCTCTGTGCTTACTAATGCTCTATGCAAGAGCAATAGGCTACAAGAAGCTCATGACATTTTGAGGCTATTGAAGCAAAGTGAAATTGTTCCACAGCCCTTTATCTATAATCCTGTTATTGATGGATATTGCAAATCTGGGAATGTTGATGAGGCTAATGCAATTGTACTAGAAATGGAGGAGAAGTGCAAACCTGATAAGTTGACATATACCATTCTTATTGTTGGATATTGTATGAAGGGAAGAACACGTGAAGCAATTGGCATCTTTTACAAGATGTTGGAAGCTGGTTGTTCCCCAGATGACATTACTGTTAAAACTTTATGCTCCTGTCTTTTGAAGGCTGGAATGCCTCGTGAGGCTGCTCATATTAGGAAAATTCTATTTGAGAACCAAAGCTTGGGCTTGTCACTGGAAAGATCTTATAATGAAAATATAAATGCAGATATGCCAGTTCTGGTTTATTGA